One part of the Alphaproteobacteria bacterium genome encodes these proteins:
- a CDS encoding flagellin — protein sequence AKITQLADGSIGNSQRTIYAADFSAMTNQISNFIAQANYNGVNLLSNNSAAKTFLADTSAATLTMTSRSAVHTAFTTFAASSVSSVTAATAALTSLTTFSNAVAASLGQNAADTRTLQLQSNFVNSVVDATTTGLGAIVDADIGKASASVQSLQVRQQLGIQSLSIANQQPSVLLGLFR from the coding sequence GCCAAGATCACGCAGCTCGCCGACGGCTCCATCGGCAACTCGCAGCGCACGATCTACGCCGCCGATTTCAGCGCGATGACGAACCAGATTTCGAACTTCATCGCGCAGGCCAACTACAACGGCGTGAACCTGCTGTCGAACAACTCGGCGGCCAAGACCTTCCTGGCGGATACCTCGGCCGCGACGCTGACGATGACCAGCCGATCGGCGGTGCACACGGCGTTCACGACCTTCGCCGCGTCGTCGGTGTCGTCGGTCACCGCTGCCACCGCGGCGCTGACCTCGCTCACCACTTTCTCGAACGCCGTCGCGGCCTCGCTCGGCCAAAACGCGGCCGACACGCGTACGCTGCAATTGCAGTCGAACTTCGTGAACTCGGTGGTCGACGCCACGACGACCGGCCTCGGCGCCATCGTCGACGCCGATATCGGCAAGGCTTCGGCCTCCGTCCAGTCGCTTCAGGTTCGCCAGCAGTTGGGCATCCAGTCGCTGTCGATCGCCAACCAGCAGCCTTCGGTCCTGCTGGGCCTGTTCCGCTAA
- a CDS encoding flagellin, giving the protein MTNSVNTNVGALVALASLRTTQSALSVASKQVQTGYRVSDAQDDASTFSVAQGIRGNLQAFSAVQGSLANGVGLGTVTQAALTNISDLVGNLQAKITQLADGSIGNSQRTIYAADFSAMTNQISNFIAQANYNGVNLLSNNSAAKTFLADTSATTLTMQSQSTVHTAFTTFAQSAVSSVTAATAALTSLTTFANSVASSLGANAADTRSMTLQSNFVNSVVDATTTGLGAIVDADIGKASASVQALQVRQQLGIQSLSIANQQPSVLLGLFR; this is encoded by the coding sequence ATGACGAATTCCGTCAATACGAACGTTGGTGCGCTTGTGGCTTTGGCCTCGCTGCGCACGACTCAATCGGCTCTTTCCGTCGCGTCGAAGCAGGTGCAGACCGGCTATCGCGTGTCGGACGCGCAGGACGACGCGTCGACCTTCTCGGTCGCGCAGGGCATTCGCGGCAACCTTCAGGCTTTCTCGGCCGTGCAAGGTTCGCTGGCGAACGGTGTCGGTCTCGGCACCGTCACGCAGGCCGCGCTGACCAACATCTCGGATCTGGTCGGCAACCTCCAGGCCAAGATCACGCAGCTGGCTGACGGCTCCATCGGCAACAGCCAGCGCACGATCTACGCCGCCGATTTCAGCGCGATGACGAACCAGATTTCGAACTTCATCGCGCAGGCCAACTACAACGGCGTCAATCTGCTGTCGAACAACTCGGCCGCGAAGACGTTCCTCGCCGACACCTCGGCGACGACGCTGACGATGCAGAGCCAGTCGACGGTGCACACGGCGTTCACGACCTTCGCGCAGTCGGCGGTTTCGTCCGTCACGGCGGCGACGGCGGCCCTCACCTCGCTGACGACCTTCGCCAACTCGGTGGCCTCGTCGCTGGGTGCCAACGCCGCCGACACGCGTTCGATGACTCTCCAGTCGAACTTCGTGAACTCGGTGGTCGACGCCACGACGACCGGCCTCGGCGCCATCGTCGACGCCGATATCGGCAAGGCCTCGGCTTCGGTGCAGGCGCTCCAGGTCCGTCAGCAGCTGGGCATCCAGTCGCTGTCGATCGCCAACCAGCAGCCTTCGGTTCTGCTGGGCCTGTTCCGCTAA